Proteins from one Monodelphis domestica isolate mMonDom1 chromosome 6, mMonDom1.pri, whole genome shotgun sequence genomic window:
- the LOC100026593 gene encoding oxytocin-neurophysin 1-like isoform X1: protein MGNPGSRPGLAPRTRPGFACCYLLALLALASACYIQNCPIGGKRSALDMDVRKCLPCGPGSKGRCFGPSICCGEELGCYVGTAETLRCQEESYLPSPCQSGQKPCGSGGRCAASGICCSSGERLATPGSLITPVRGRGAQPSSPKAPFMTQTLFWSALCILPKVRDWGRWSSRLP, encoded by the exons ATGGGTAACCCCGGCTCCCGCCCTGGCCTTGCTCCCCGCACCCGCCCCGGTTTCGCTTGCTGCTATCTCCTGGCTCTCTTGGCTCTGGCCTCTGCCTGCTACATCCAGAACTGCCCCATCGGCGGGAAGCGCTCTGCGCTGGACATGGACGTGCGTAAG TGCCTCCCCTGTGGTCCTGGGAGCAAAGGGCGCTGCTTCGGACCCAGCATCTGCTGTGGCGAAGAGCTAGGCTGTTATGTGGGCACTGCCGAGACCCTGAGGTGCCAGGAAGAGAGCTACCTGCCGTCCCCGTGCCAGTCTGGCCAGAAACCCTGCGGAAGCGGAGGGCGCTGTGCCGCCAGCGGGATCTGCTGCAGCAGCGGTGAGAGGCTGGCCACTCCTGGGTCCCTGATCACCCCTGTGAGAGGGCGAGGGGCTCAGCCTTCCTCCCCCAAAGCCCCTTTCATGACTCAAACCCTCTTCTGGTCTGCCCTTTGCATTCTCCCCAAGGTCAGGGACTGGGGAAGATGGAGTTCAAGGCTGCCCTGA
- the LOC100026593 gene encoding oxytocin-neurophysin 1-like isoform X2 yields MGNPGSRPGLAPRTRPGFACCYLLALLALASACYIQNCPIGGKRSALDMDVRKCLPCGPGSKGRCFGPSICCGEELGCYVGTAETLRCQEESYLPSPCQSGQKPCGSGGRCAASGICCSSDGCGLDPACDQESTFS; encoded by the exons ATGGGTAACCCCGGCTCCCGCCCTGGCCTTGCTCCCCGCACCCGCCCCGGTTTCGCTTGCTGCTATCTCCTGGCTCTCTTGGCTCTGGCCTCTGCCTGCTACATCCAGAACTGCCCCATCGGCGGGAAGCGCTCTGCGCTGGACATGGACGTGCGTAAG TGCCTCCCCTGTGGTCCTGGGAGCAAAGGGCGCTGCTTCGGACCCAGCATCTGCTGTGGCGAAGAGCTAGGCTGTTATGTGGGCACTGCCGAGACCCTGAGGTGCCAGGAAGAGAGCTACCTGCCGTCCCCGTGCCAGTCTGGCCAGAAACCCTGCGGAAGCGGAGGGCGCTGTGCCGCCAGCGGGATCTGCTGCAGCAGCG ATGGTTGTGGACTAGATCCTGCCTGTGACCAAGAATCCACATTCTCCTAG